The Hemibagrus wyckioides isolate EC202008001 linkage group LG13, SWU_Hwy_1.0, whole genome shotgun sequence DNA window ctttattcatcccaatggaaCATTTACAGTTATTGTactttacacaaaataaaaaaagggttGAGGGATAAATCTCATTGGGTAGATGGTGTAGGAAATAATCAACGGCATGAAATATTTTTCATGTCTCttctctcagtcacacacatacacacacgtacacgtgTGTTGTAACAGTTACTGCTTTACTTGTGTctattacaaagcactgacaatggagacatcgattttaaataaacatctctatACAGGAAAGTATTTTAAGCATATGTGTTATGTTTATTCTCATGCATACACAAAGCCATGGAACGTAAGAATGCATGTACACTGTAGATCACATGTGTTATCATTAATATGCTGTTTGCATATTAAGTATTTGCCGAATAAAAGCGTTTTAAACTGGTTTTCAATGAAACACACAGGAGAGTTTAATTTATTTCCGGCTTCTGGCTTGATGTCGCTTCCGGATGACGCAACACCTCCGCGACAGCTCGACCAGTCGGTGATTCATTCTGGAGCGATGGCCGGGGGATGTGTCAACCAAAACGATCGAAAAACATGAAAGCAATGGATTAACACGCTTAAACTTTTATTTGCAGTAATATTATAGACTAAGAGGAATATCGAGCGAGTATGAAGCTGATTCATAAAGACATCGAGAAGGATAATGCCGGGTAAGTGCATTTGACAAGTGAAAATGTGGACGCgtgtcacaaacacacatctagtgcactacatataGTGTGCAATCTACAGAGTGATACAGGACATATGAGATATCCGCACTACGTAGTGTGAAAATCTTGTGAAGGATTTGTTGAAGTTTGGAAGCACTTGTTTACCGGTGTGATCCAAACACAGCTGTTCCCTGGTCACTTCCTTATGGGACACACAGTGCACTATGTACTGTGGAGGGAGCTATTTGTAATGGAGCCTAATCcgcatttatttcactttatgtCAATTATTGGAACAATAACTCCCTTaaggggcagcatggtggcttaggtGTTGTGCACTATTGTcttacagcaagaaggtcctgggttcgaacagtcaggggcctttctgtgtggagtttgcatgttctccccatgcctgtgtgggtttacttcAGGTAcaccggtttcctcccacagttcaattaggttgattggtaattctaaattgcccgtaggagcgagtgtgagtgtgtgtggttgtctgtctatatgtgtagccctgtgatggactggcgacctgtccagggtgtacccctgcctttcattcaatgtgtgctgggataggctccagcagatccccgtgaccctaattaggaaaatggatggatgtgacATAGTGACATAGCTAGCATTAGACAGTGTCTAGAAATGGGATTTCATGCTCTGCCCTTGATTAGGTAATAGTGAGATATTGGGACAGAGCCTGGTGAATCCAAACTTATTATTGTTTAGGAAATGTAGTGCACTATGTcggatgatgacgatgatgatgattatgatgaaatTTGATACCATGGAGTGCACATGTATAGGAAGTAGGgagctattattattttattattagacaTATAGGTGCAGGATGTAAAAGACTGTATTTGGTACCTTTTGTAATGCACTAGGGGGCAGTTTGGGATTGATCCTTAATAATGAAAATGTGTCAGTGTTATCGTGGTTTATTCTTTAATTACATCTGTCTTGTGTGTTGCTGAAATTGTATTTGTCAGTCAGGTGACGCTGATCCCCGAGGAGGCGGAGGACATGTGGCACACTTATAATCTAGTGCAAGTGGGCGACAGCCTGAGAGCATCCACCATCAGGTACCATAGCCCCATGCACACATTAGCTCACACTTCATTATTACATGCTTGACTAAGGACGTAGTTCTGTTATTTATGATCCTGATCGTGTCCCAAACAGGAAGGTGCAGACAGAGTCGTCTACGGGCAGCGTGGGAAGCTCGCGAGTGCGCACCATGCTCACCATCTGCGTCGAAACCATCGACTTTGACTCACAGGCATGCCAGCTGAGAGTCAAAGGCACAAACATTGAGGAGAACCAGTATGTCAAGGTCTGCCTTATGTTTCATTAATAATGGCACCCTTATAAAGGTCTGAAAATGTTGTCCAAGCCATATGAGACAGTCATGTATCTTAGAAATCGTTCCTTTAGCGCACTATTgatctgtttatagctgctcttTATATTAAAGTAATcaacaacttctgaccaatcagaatccagaattcaaaaTCAGTGTATTCACTTTTCTATGTGAAAGTCTAATTCACACTTCTGTAAGAAATCACTTCCTccttcacctgtgtgtgtgtgtgtttgtttgattggtcagatgggTGCGTACCACACCATCGAGCTGGAGCTCAACAGAAAGTTCACTCTTGCAAAGAAATCGTGGGACAGCGTGGTGCTTGACCGCATCGGTAAACTTCTCTAGAATGCAGTTATTAGTAACAGAGTTGCTACAACTAGTGCTGTAAACAAATGCATTTAATGTGTTCGAGTGCTGCTTAGTGATTCTAACCCTTGACCCCACAGAGCAGGCGTGTGACCCCGCACAGAAAGCAGACGTGGCAGCTGTGGTGATGCAGGAAGGTCTGGCCAACCTGGTGCTGGTGACTCCGGCCATGACACTGCTGCGAGCCAAAGTGGAGGTCACCATTCCACGCAAGAGGAGGGGAAGCTGCGCTCAGCATGAAAAGGTCAAGACTgagtacaaaaaacaaaaacagacaaagaaaaGGAATGCTGGACCAGGAGTCCAAAACTATAGGACTCCTAGGAAATAAGgaaaaaatacagtacagtttttagtgtgtatatatatatatatatatatatatatatggcaacCTATAGACCCTTCAAATTTTCCAAAAAGGGGAAAATTAGTCTCAGCTACCCTCACAACAAGCCCTCTAGCACCACCAACAGGGAAAAATTGGTCTTTACAAGAACAACTCTTCAGTAGAATGTTGTAGAAATACCATTCAACTTTTCTCTGGTTCTGgacaatcagaatccagaatttaaCACTTCTTTTACCGTTTCAGGCCCTGGAGCGATTCTATGAAGCTGTCATGCAGGGAATTCTGAGACACTTTAACTTCGACGGTGAGGCTTGAGTTTGTAGGATGTTTTACTATCAAACCTGCGCATGTTACTCATCACGTTCAtctatacctctctctctctctctctgtcagtggTGAAGTGTATACTGGTGGCAAGTCCGGGTTTTGTTAAAGATCAGTTCATCACATACCTCTTCAAAGAAGCGGTGAGGCAGGAGTGCAAGGTTCTTCTGGAGAACAGGTCCAAATTCATGCTAGTGCACGCATCATCCGGACACAAGTACTCTCTCAAAGGTTTGCGTTAGCACTTGTTTAGCACAccacatggaaaaaaaacactgaataaaatacgtaaatactgtttaatttttttaaaacgtTTCATTTTGCTTCCACAGAGGTTCTGTCTGATCCGACCGTCACAAGTCGTCTGTCTGATACGAAGGTATTATCATCTGGGTTGTATGTAATTCAGAGCCTATAGTCATTTTATAGTTTACCACTAAAatctttgtgtgcgtgtgtataggCTGCAGGTGAGGTAAAAGCTTTGGAGGATTTTTACAAGATGCTGCAACATGAACCTGATCGAGCTTTCTACGGGTCAGCCAACATTTTATTCTCGttctctgtaatgtgtgtgtgagattgaagGAGAAGGACAGATCAGATTATCTTCTTGTGTAACAAAAAGTATTCCGTCATTATTATTCTTTACACAGACTGGCACACGTGGAAAGAGCGAGCGAAGCATTAGCCGTGGACATCCTATTGATCAGCGACACACTGTTCAGGTGACGAACACATTAGTGTTTCTGTTACATTAGCATAGCTCCTGTCAGCATGGAAAATGAGCATACGTGGTTTAACTGAAGCATTCTATGGCCTTTGTATTAGACATCAAGACATAGCTACTCGGAGCCGATATGTCCGTCTTGTGGATAACGTGAGGGACAACGGAGGAACAGtcaggtaaaaaaaagttttacattAGAGGTCAGATGTTAAGGCAGTAACTTCCTTACTGCTCAGGCAGTATTCTTGCTTAAATGACACACCTTCTCAATGTGATACGATATAAAACTCCTCTCCTCCCTACTGAGCTAATGTTCTACCATATCACTATcaatagattattattatacaaatgtTGCTATGGCTACATCTTTTCACTCTCTTCTCGTTGCTTTTGTTGAACCCATTCCTTCACTGCTCACTGTAATTCAAATTCATTAgtataattacataattatcCCATTTTCATCGAGTAGCAAATGCAGGAAGCAGGAAACCTATTATTCATGGTACGTTGCCATGGTTACGAAGCATAAGCCGATGTAGCAGTTACGTTTCTGACAGGATCCACGTTAAAAGCTGTGATAATTTGTGAACAGGATAATGTTGAACAGTATTCTGTATTGTGTTCATTACTTTTTTCCTCCGGTTTATGTTACAGCCTCACTtttaatggataaaaatgtatttactttAATGAAATAGTATATAGTTTCCTAAATAATATTTAGTGTCCGGGAGCTTCTTCCGCTCCTCTGTGAGCTTGGATGGTGAATGTCACCATGTTTTTACTTAAAGCTATTTAGCTCTGGATGTTGTGAAATCCTGATTTTACAGTAAAGTAGAATGAATGTGATGAAAAAGTAATTTGGTAatctcatttttcctgctaacttatttctattttttattttgacttcTTTTCTGAAGGGTATTTTCAAGCTTGCATGTCTCTGGAGAACGTAAGTAATCCCTGTTCTACATTTCTACACTTTACATTGgtaaaaaaaagtagaaataaataatctctctctcttgtcaaACCTGCACATGttattcatcacattaatctgtacccctctctctccctctctatctctctgtctctgtctctctctctctctctttctattgtCAAATCTGCGCATGTTATTCATCACATTCATCTgtacctctctccctctctatctctctgtctctctctctctctgtctctctctctctctttctattgtCAAATCTGCGCATGTTATTCATCACATTCATCTgtacctctctgtctctctctctctctctgtctctctctctctctattgtcaAACCTTTGCGTGTTATTCATCACATTCATCTGTACCtccccccctctgtctgtctgtctctctctgtctctctcgctgtctctctttctattgtCAAACCTGCGCATGTTATTCatctgtacctctctctctctctctctattgtcaAACCTGTGCATGTTATTCATCACATTCATCTGtacctctctctcgctctgtctgtctctcgctctctctctctctctatctctctgtctgtctgtttctctctgtctgtctctgtctcttacaGAGTTAAATCAGCTTAGTGGCGTGGCAGCCATCTTGCGCTTCCCCATTGCTGATCTCTCTGACGCTGAGGAAAACAGCAGCTCCGATGAAGATTGATGGAAAGAACATCCAACATGAAAtttaacaccacaaacacctcactaaacacaacTTAAACATAGCTATTCCATCATTATAACAGCTAGACGAAACGTGCCTTTAATACCCAAATATGGTCAAACCATCAAAAGTGGTGGACtgatacaatataataaaacaagtgaatataaaagtaaaatattcaAAGATTCAAGGAATAAATTCAGCACTTCACCCTTTAGTCAGTAACCAGCTGATTAAAAAAGCATTGCTTAACTCTATAAAATCCTTATTAATAAGAAGGATGTCAATTATTTGGAATTTTTTGGGGGTGccaaaaggaaagaaatggaaagaataAACTGAGCAAATGTAGCTTTTGTTTTACTTTCGACTGTAAATAATATGAACATGTTACTTTCAATAAAACAGCTGCAGCATTTGAAAAATGTAAGAAAGTCCTGTTGGATTTATTGTGCATGAATGTTAACCACGTGAACATGGCAAGTATCTTATCAGAAGTAAAGTGATGATAaaagaatttatatttatagaacaTGACTTCAAAATTCTCCCagaatcctgtcaggttagcctATGTTAGCTAACTGAATTGCAATTAGCAGtgaggaatttatttatttatgtcatcCAATCCTAGCTAGCATTAGAAGTAAAGCTAATGCACACAATACAGAATGGCCTCAATGTTCACTTCGATTCCTATCAGGTTAACTGTTAGCTAACTGGCTAGCAATTAGTAGTGAGTAATGATTGCATTTCTGAATATTAAACATCTCAGAAATCCTTCCATGTTAGCTCATGCTAGCTGGCTAGAAATGAACAGGGATGTTTACATGTGTGAAGATTTAGAATCCTGTCAGAAGCTTGTCAAAATAACTCAgtttagccagctagctatcAACAGAAGTGAAGATAATGAACGTTATGGAATATGACCTCCAAATCCTGTCACATTAGCATGTTAGCAAACTGAATAGCAATTAGCAATGGCGAATAATGGCATTTATGAATATTGGAAATCTCAGATAACACGAGTTCATGTTAGCTGACTAGTTAGCATTAGACGTGAAGATAACCATTAGGGAATAAGACAATTCACTTAGTATCCTGTCAGATTACCTtgtgttagatagatagatagatagatagatagatagatagatagatagatagatagatagatagatagatagatagatagaaaaaaatctgtgatggttagatggtaTATTAGGCATCTCCAAGACAGAAGAAATAAAATCCTGAGTCAGAATAATTACTGGTAAATTCATACAGAAACGTCTCTGTCACCCGCTGGATTTTTGGTGACCATTTTTTAATGGATTATGAAATATGTAGGACAGACAAATTAAGGGCTCTTATAAGGCAGCATTTTATGCAAACTTCAGGCGTGAGTAAATTCCTTCGCATTTCTGAATACAGCCTAGGCAGTAGTTTTAATATTCCAGACAAATCATCAACTTCATTTAGTTCATTTTCATGGGACAACTTCATCCTCTGAGCCACTGCAATGAACGGTGTACTGAAGACAGTAATGTTGCCTATACTTTATGTTTCATATTGCTCCAGCCCTAGTAGGTACTAGCTATTGTTATGTTCATTTCGGAGGGCACTGGTAGCCTTTCAGCCAAGCCAAATCCTCCATGGTGCCCCAGTGCAGGTACATTATAGCCAGAATGACTGCTATATGCATGATCTGGTGACTGTTGAACCAGTAGTCAAAGGTGCCAGGGCTGAAGCGCTCAGGTACCCGCAACACGTTGACCAGGCCACCCATCAATGCCAGCACATCCATGATGACATAGAGATGGAGCGACTCTGGGTTTCCTGTGCCGAGTTTGAACCAGCGCAGGAAAAACAGGAAAGCCCGGAACAAGGCTTGGAAGGCGAACGATTGCAGACGTCGAGCACCGCTCTGAGCTGTTAGCGCATCACGGACACCGCGGCATGAGAAGAGCACGTAGCCAAACATGGCAGCATGGCGTGCCCAGGGTCGACACAGGAGAGTGATGTGCACAATTGGCAAAGCACCTGCAGGTAAATAAGCAAACAGAGCAAGAAAAGAGTGGACTGTGAGCTTGTTGTGTGAGTATTCTGTGCAAATATTAGAGTATGTGCGAATGTAAAAGCaatttgtgtaaatgtaaaggttTTTTGTGTGATGTGAAAGCAATATATGGAAACAGTAGActgttttgtgtaaatgtgaatgttttCTGCGAAAGTAAGAGCGTTTTGTGCAGTCTTGCTTTGTTAGAATGTGAGTGTTTTGTTCAAAGTGCATTTTGTGCAAATAAGAGAGTATTTTGTGTGAAGGTGAATGTTTTGAGAGATTCTATGTGATTTTTGAGTGGTCTGTGCAAATGTCAGAGaattttctgcagatttctgTGGACTTGATAGGTTTCTGTGTAAATTCTTGAGAGAAGGtgaaaggtgtttttttgtgctttgtgacaatgtgaGCTATTTCTGTGAATGTGAGTAATTGTTAAAACATGAAAGTGCAAGAACTCTGTGTCAGattaacacattttttaacAGCAGctacgtacactatattgccaaaagtattcgctcacccatccaaataatcagaatcaggtgttccaatcacttccatggccacaggtgtataaaatcaagcacctaggcatgcagactgtttgtgaaacatttgtgaaagaataggtcgctctcaggagctcagtgaattccagcgtggaactgtgataggatgccacctgtgcaacaaatccagtcgtgaaatttcctcgctcctaaatattccacagtcaactgtcagctgtattataagaacgtggaagcgtttgggaatgacagcaactcagccacgaagtggtaggccacgtaaactgacggagcggggtcagcggatgctgaggcgcatagtgcgaagaggtcgccaactttctgcagtcaatcgctacagacctccaaacttcatgtggccttcagattagctcaagaacagtgcgcagagagcttcatggccgagcagctgcatccaagccatacatcaccaagtgcaatgcaaagcgtcggatgcagtggtgtaaagcacgccgccactggactctagagcagtggagacgtgttctctggagtgacgaatcgcgcttctccatctggcaatctgatggacgagtctgggtttggcggttgccaggagaatggtacttgtctgactgcattgtgccaagtgtaaagtttggtggaggggggattatggtgtggggttgtttttcaggagctgggcttggccccttagttccagggaaaggaactctgaatgcttcagcataccaagacattttggacaattccatgctcccaactttgtgggaacagtttggagctggccccttcctcttccaacatgactgtgcaccagtgcacaaagcaagctccataaagacatggatgacagagtctggtgtggatgaacttgactggcctgcacagagtcctgacctcaacccgatagaacacctttgggatgaattagagcggagactgagagccaggccttctcgtccaacatcagtgtgtgacctcacaaatgcgcttctggaagaatggtcaaaaattcccataaacacactcctaaaccttgtggacagccttcccagaagagttgaagctgttatagctgcaaagggtggaccaacgtcatattgaaccctatggattaggaatgggatgtcacttaagttcatatgcgagtcaaggcaggtgagcgaatacttttggcaatatagtgtatatatatatatttagtgtgGCACAATGGCATGCTGTGTGaatgtgaaattattttattgttgttagtgttaaaaccttaaaataaatcacatacCCACGTACTAAACATCTCTCTttcatttcagaaactgttagACAAATAAAACACGACTGGTTCAAGAGCTCGGCTGAAGTTCAAAGTTCAAAGTACAAAAATGTGCTCACCTAGAGTGTTTACAAGGCAGACACCGAACATGTCGAAGCAGAGCAGGGCATCATAGACTCGAGCTCCGCCTTCATGATTCATAAAGATGTGATAGAGGACAGAGCCAATGGTGGGAGAGAGGCAGGCTAgatagtgcacaaagcaaagccACTGGTCATCCACTTCGGACCAGGGAATGCTGAGAGGCAAAAGCAGCAGAAAGCAAACAAAAGGAACACCTGTAGGAAAGACCAGAAGGACCTTCGTAAAGTCTAGCATAAATTATCTATATAGCAAGAAGATCTGCAGTGTGGTTAAAGTGTATGTTAATGTAAAAGTGTCCTAAAATTATGTCCTTCCATAGTGCACTAGCCACTTTTAGTGCACTCAGTGAAATGCACAATTAATACCCAGATGCCATGCTAGAACAGCCAAGAGTGGAGGTGTAGAACCCTGAACACACATTCAAGATGAAGTGCACATCATGGACATGTAGGTAATCCTGCTCCTGTATGGAAGCTTAATGTTCTTAATCACTGTAATGTGCTTAAAGAGGGCTGGTCAAGGTCAGCCGAGTGAACTCTCCAGATTTCTCACCTCAAACCAGATATTATGACCTAATTCTTAAAAGTAATCTTAAAGCATTTTTGCACTCGACCATAGTGTGATGTAATACCAGTGAATTCAGTGTTCACTGCCGTTAACTCACAAGCGTTTCGAAAAGTACTGCGAATATTATTACTTTGAGTTACTAATAGCTATAGTTTTGAGACAGAAAGAGTTGTTAATAGCCATGTAGATCTCTACTAGACAGCACAAAGATCAATGGGAAAATAATGGGAGTTTTTTTGCTATCTTGTAAATTTCTCACATATAGAAAACCTTCCTCTTGACTTTCAATCATGTTTAGTCAGATTTATTACAAACATTCAAATACACACTTGGAGAAATCCAGttttcatatacatatattttgaaAGAAGTACTCTCTAATCTATGTTTTCGAAGCTAGTCTTGAGGTACTTGGAGAGACGTATGCTAGTGTACTACTATATGCTAACATTTGTAAAGTACACTTGAAGAAATGTATACTCTCAAGTAATATTAGTCTTTGATAGTTTtattaggttttatttatttattttatttatttatttattttatttatttatttgttttattaggttttatttatttaattgaagtATGTTTTAATCCAGTATTCTAATATCATTGTGAACATATGTAACTGTATTTGGAGATGGACACCAAGCAAACCGATTACACTAGGTAGCACGTAGCTGTTTGTTAATAAACGTGTAAAGTGAAAGTGCAACAACAGTGAAAACAATTCAGAATGATCAGGAGCATCAATGTTTACCTCAGATATGTTTGTAGGTTACTGAGAAAATGTCTAGATTTCACTGTAATTTTACTTAGCACTGACCGCTAACCAAACCTGAGCACAACTTTTGAACTCAGACAAATTAAGCGTCAGGAGTCAGATGGAATCTTTGGTTTATGCCTTGTGCCTGTTTGTGataaagatatatatttttacaacTTTTTTAAGCTTAAATAAACCAAACATGACTGCGTTGCTAGCTGGCAAAGAAATATTAGCCATCATGCTAATTTAATAACTGGCGTTTCAATGTTTTATGCTGTGGGTGCTGAGTCCTGCGATTACACGCTAATTATATTCCCCCCACACAGATTTAGTGCTAATCCAACCTAATGCCATTTACACACATTAGTGTGTTAGCCAATGTTCTTGAGACATGAGGAagtgatctgtgtaaaatttgcaatgaatttgactttttttttttttactatgtgTAAGTGTAAAACTATAAAATGTGTATACTATTGCAGGCAAAAAAAAGCATGGAATcctaaattaaataaagtaaaagtaTAGGATGTCTGAAGTGTTTCAGAAAGTGTTTCAGAAGTGTTTCAGAAAACCATAAATGCATAACTATTATGCCAGAATGCTCAAAAAAGTTTGACAGTTGCAAAAACAGCATAAGGATTTATATTTAATAGCAAATGGTGAAAAAAACTTCCAATTTCCACAAAACTGTCCAAAGAAAGATCAGTCCAAAGGCATCAGTGAAGTTCTGTACCCTTACCGTGCGTGTAGATGTTTCCAAATTCATTGTGCAGGTAAAAGAGACTCCATAAGCATCCTGTGCAAGTGGCCGCAGGGCGATATCCGGTCAAAACGTACCTGTTGAACTGAAGGTGTGGAGGAGAATTCTTAAAGTCCAGGAGTTTCGGTACAGTGAAAAACACCATTGTTGTTCCAGGGCAACTCTCAGAGCCATCAAGCACACCAAACAGTAGTCACGCAGCAAATGAACCATTTATTACAGATCCATAGGCTTTGAAAGTACAGTTCAACAAATCCATGGCTTTGGATGAACACCACTGCACTTGTGCACTCTCAGTGTCCATCAAGTCTGGAGATTTGAGTCTCACTTATGACTGATCTATCACTCAGGACTTGCAGTGAGGCATCCTGGACAAGTTCACTCCCCTTCCTCCACCTGTATTTAGTGTGGATAAAGCTTAGAGTGCTCCGCACACTGACCTCTAGGTAGTAATCCAACGGTCAGTCTagccttttatttattctgcATAATGATCTTTTTGGCATGTTTTGCTCTTCCACACTTATTGAATGAGGTAGTCATTAGGTGTTAATGCTCTATAATGGCAGTTCCATATAcagtcccctccaaaagtatcGGATCAACgatgctgatttattttattttattttttgctatacactgaatATCTGTTTCGAGAGCAAAAGGTGTATATGAGATGATTTCAGCTCTCATGTCCTGCTTTTATATCTATATCTTTAGACATATTATTCAATATAACACGTTGTAGAAAGCCACCTAGTAATTTCGTGAGCAAAAGTACTGGAATTTACAATTAAATAGCATTTAATATTTGGTCACATTACCTTGCTTTCAAGCTGAGGACCAAGTGATAGTTTTTAAACTaaagttgtttaacacatctagctGTAAATATCATAAAATTGTAaacatgtatggaaggagtctctagtgtcagacatagcaaaataaaatatataatcattCAGCGTAATGGATGAAAAATGAGTGTAGAAGCCATATTGTAAACCCAGCGCGCAGTGATTAATGTGATCATTACAGCTTGGACTATTCATGAAGCAATCTATCGGCAAAATAATACACTCTGAGTGATTTATTTCAAGGTTTTTCATCTTCTCACTCATACAGTATATCCCTGAAGtagtcttttatttttcagtttcagtttatttttcaaAAAGATTTTAACGATTttgagaatttatttttatgatatgttttataaaagtggtaaataaaagttttattaatgttggtaaacataaacatttgtgaaataATAAACCTGCAATATAActactttttttatttggaaattttatttatttttttaaacagtggccctaaaaatagtttttattcttaatttatATTGTATGCAAAGGGGGAAAAGAAATATAGATTCAGAATAGAAtctatagaatagaatagaacagacaATGATAAATTTACAATAGTTACTaaaaacatcatcaacaacaacaggaCACACGTTAGTTCAATCTTCTTGTGGatcaacctaaaaaaaaaaaaaagatcatgtTTGGATGTAAATTCTTTGATACtgaagataaaaaaattaaagctgcagtatgtTTTCCGTTGAAAACGGAATGATAGTATGATAGTGTTGTTGAGCAAGTGTGAGTGTAACTAACGTTATGAAAGTTTCTTCCACAAGTTGTGTGCAATAACACATTTCTATGAGAAGGTTTCCATAATTaacatactgcacctttaaaattcagtcaaaaatgaaataaatagtaTTTATTTAGTTGTAACCTTATGGCTATGTGTGACGTTTTAGGCTCTGAAGCTTAACCGGATCTTACCGTTATATCTGTTGCCGAAGAAGCCTTTCAGGTTGTGTTTCTGCTCCTCGCCTCCTAAACAGAGCGAATGTTTTAATGCAAAGTACTGTTAAAGATAATGGGCTGCTTTTAGAGATGATTTGGAGTTTTATACCTGTCCAGGCTTGAGACAGCTGTGGGCCTTTGAGGTTCTGCTGAAGGGGAATGTGCTGTGGTGTCTCTGCTTCTGTGGGCGTTTCCACTGGTGAGTAGCCGGGGTTTCCTAATGATGTTGCAGAGC harbors:
- the paqr4b gene encoding progestin and adipoQ receptor family member 4, which codes for MVFFTVPKLLDFKNSPPHLQFNRYVLTGYRPAATCTGCLWSLFYLHNEFGNIYTHGVPFVCFLLLLPLSIPWSEVDDQWLCFVHYLACLSPTIGSVLYHIFMNHEGGARVYDALLCFDMFGVCLVNTLGALPIVHITLLCRPWARHAAMFGYVLFSCRGVRDALTAQSGARRLQSFAFQALFRAFLFFLRWFKLGTGNPESLHLYVIMDVLALMGGLVNVLRVPERFSPGTFDYWFNSHQIMHIAVILAIMYLHWGTMEDLAWLKGYQCPPK
- the pelo gene encoding protein pelota homolog, with the protein product MKLIHKDIEKDNAGQVTLIPEEAEDMWHTYNLVQVGDSLRASTIRKVQTESSTGSVGSSRVRTMLTICVETIDFDSQACQLRVKGTNIEENQYVKMGAYHTIELELNRKFTLAKKSWDSVVLDRIEQACDPAQKADVAAVVMQEGLANLVLVTPAMTLLRAKVEVTIPRKRRGSCAQHEKALERFYEAVMQGILRHFNFDVVKCILVASPGFVKDQFITYLFKEAVRQECKVLLENRSKFMLVHASSGHKYSLKEVLSDPTVTSRLSDTKAAGEVKALEDFYKMLQHEPDRAFYGLAHVERASEALAVDILLISDTLFRHQDIATRSRYVRLVDNVRDNGGTVRVFSSLHVSGEQLNQLSGVAAILRFPIADLSDAEENSSSDED